CGAATGTAAATAGAGAATACCACCTTGATTTGCAATTTCTCGATAAGAAAAATCCATCACATCCTTAATCGGAAACTCTCTATACTGTGTAACGACCTTATCATTGTATAAGTAAATGCTTCGGTTATGTTCAATTTCAAACTGTTCAATACTTGTCACTTTTCTTTCTATTTTTATATAAGGATGTTGCGCTATCAAGCTCATATGATCCTCCTAAAACAAAGACTTATTATTATTATTATATCACAAACAGATTATTTATTTGCCGACTTTCAGATCCTTCCATATCATCCTCCAAAAAACTTGATTTTAACTATGGGATCATCTCATTTCCTTAAATGGATCTTCAACAAACTGGCCCGTTTATTATATAACTTGAGATATTTTATTTTGAATGACTTTGTTACTTTTTAATGATTTAAACAACTTTATTATCACAAAACAAACACTTCTTCCAGAGCATCTTGTCGAAACAAGGCAATAGGAAGCGATGTAAAAAAACAACGGTGGATCTGCACTATATGCTAATCCACCGTTGTTTGTCTATTTACATACCATCTATTACATGATGCTTGCTTAGTTTAATCTACACAAGCCGCTTCCCATTTCTCCATAAAAGCCTGCATAGATTTATTAAATTCTTCTTCACTTGGAATACTTCTTAGAATTTCTTCTTCGTTGTATACTTTTCCACCTTTAACGATGAATTCGATATCCTGTGTATGTTTAATATTTTCTAGTGGATTGTTGCTTAGGATGACTAGATCTGCAATTTTTCCTTCTTGCAGTGTTCCAATATCATTTAAATTAATTGAATTAGCCGCATTCACAGTCGCTGCCTGTAGAGCCTCTAATTCGGTAAAACCAATCTCGACAAATATTTCAAGTTCGCGGTGTATAGCCATTCCTGGGTAAGTAAACAATAATGCTGGGGTATCGGTTCCAGCAACCACCGTTCCTCCCATATCATAATAGGTTTTAGCGATTGCTTTTGTTAAATTATTTATAATGGCAGTCCTTGATTTTATAGAATCAACATACTGTGTATTCTTATTCCACTCATCCATCATTAAATTTAACTTAACAAGAGATTCGATCACATTATTTTTAGGTGACCAAATGTTAGGATATTGCATAGATTGATCGAAAACTACCATTGTTGGGCATAGTTTTACATTGTAACTCAACATTTTCTCACAAAGTTCCTTTATTTTTTCTTGATCCGGGTTTTCCCAATCGATATGACTCCATTCCTCTTGGTCTACTAATGGATTCCAACCTTTATAAATTTCTTGTGCAAAACCAGATGCATGTTCAATCCAATTAACACCTAATTCAGCTGCATCTAAAGCTGTTAACTCTTTTGAATTCATTAAATCACAGGTAACTTCCAAGTTGTACTTCTTCGCCTCATCTACAGCCGCTGCCATAACCTCTTTTTTGATCCATCCATACAATTTAACAAACTTTGCTCCCACTTCTACTTGTCTACGGACTTCTTTCCGCGCTTCTTCTGGATCATCTGTAACGAAATTACCATAGCTAGTTGGTCCCCATTGTCCAGGGGTACCGTCAATCATTCGATCTGAAGCGTACACTCTTGGAGTCGGTGCATGATCCGGTTTTTCAATTAAATTTTGAAGTAAGATCACATTACCCGCTGCATTCCGTACTGTTGTTACCCCTGATGCAACAAAATGTGGTGCGTATCTTTCGTTAATATGACAATGCATATCGATTAGACCTGGAATGATATATTTTCCTTTTGCATCAAGTGTTGCTACGCCTTCAGGTAATGCATCAGACTGTTTTATCATTCTTTTAATCTTATTCCCTTCAATTTCAATTGCCCCGATAAAAGATCCCCCATTCTCCACATCAATAATCGTTCCATTTTTGATTAATAATTGTTCCATTTTTAATTCCTCCTTCGTGATATTCCATATATTTCTTCTTATGGTTTTATTGTATATTGATTAAAACAATAGGTTTTCAAAATTGTCATATAGTGGAATGTTTTGTTTCAGGGGGGATATACGTGTCGGTAGAATATGGAAAAACGCTAAGAATGATTCGACAACAAAAAGGAATAACCTTAAAGAAGCTAGCCGATAACATCTGTTCTGTTTCTTTTTTATCAAAGTTTGAACGTGGGGATTCCGATATCACGCTTAGTCTTATGACAAGGTTGTTAGAAAAGTTAATGATGAATTTTGATGAGTTCTTATTTATACATCACGATTATCAGCATGATCAACTAGAACAATTTTTTAATGCGGCTAGAACAGCGTATTTAAATAGAGATGTCAATCAACTAAAGCAGCTGAAAAACACAGCATTAAATAAATGGAAGCAATACGGTGTTGAAACATATCATTTTAATGCAATGTTACTTGAAGTTTATGAAAGTATCGTAGATAGTAAATATATGGATGAAGGAATAAAGGAATATGATATTTCCCTCCTTTCCGATTACTTATTTCGGGTAGAGGTTTGGGGATATTATGAATTATCACTTTATAATGGAACATTACTTTTACTCGAACCGGATATGGTTATTATGTTATCCAGAACCGCCTATGAGAAAAGTGCTCGCTTTCAAGACTTTAAAAAGGTGAATGAATCGATCACAGCTGTGCTTTTTAATACCATTATTTTTTTACTGGGTTCTGTGAATCGATTTCACGAAGAATTTACATACAAAAAGGAATTTATGGAGTTTATCTCGTATCTTGAGAAGATTGCCCTTCCAGAAAGCAACTTAATAGAAAGAAAACACTTATTAGAGTTGAAGGGTGCCTATGACATCAGAATAGGTAACAAAGAAGAAGGGATTGCAAAAATAAAAAAAGCGATTCGAATATTAAATGACCTAAATTCTACTAAGTTAGCTAACAATATCGAGCAATATCTTTTACGAATTATCCGAATTATCTAATAGGGTTGACTTTATTTATTTAGATCCGCACCGAGATAAGCACGGCGATATTGTGTGCGTATTACCGAAAAATACCTCTTTAATCTGATAATAAATCCATATTTTAATAAGAAGTGAACATCCCCAACTTATAGTCATGAGCTGTTTTTAAGGTATATAAAGGTGATAATTGGAAATAAATGAGGGGATCAAAATAAAAAATATGCCGTCATTTATTTAGACGACTATTTGCGCGATATGTGTTTTGATAAGAACGAAACGACTCCATAATTCGTTTCAGTAATATAGAATGGAATCAAAGAAATTCACATAAACTGCGCTAGTGTTTCGCAAGAATTTGCAGTAAGCTATGTTTTTCTAATAGGATATGTAGACGAAATGTTTGGGGGTGATAAAACGAAATGGAAAATGTAGTGATTTTTTCTATTCTATTTTTAATAGTGCTATGGCTATGGTGGAAATTGAATCGTGCTTATTTTTTGCAACGTTACATTCGGAAGCAATTAAAACGAGGGATTCGCAACAATAAGCAGGAGATTCGGTTGGCAAAAGGCGATAAAGAGCAGCAATTTGAGGTATATAAGCAAGTGTATAATCATGCTATTGTTACGTCAAAGAAGCGCCATAAAAGAAACCAGGTAAAGTATGAGCGCCAAGTAAATAACGAGCTCAATCGGATGATTCAAAATCCGCTAACACGCTTAATTTCATCGTTGCTTTTGTTAGTAAAAGGGATGACAGCGCTTGTTACGTTGTTTTTTACGATTGTCATTGGCTCAATTGTCGTTGATGAAGTAAAGGCGAGTGATTTAACGATGCCAACTATTAATCAAGAGGCGCAAATTAAACTAAAAAATGATGCAAGCGATGTCATAGATCAGTTATTAACGAATTTCATAGATCCAAACCGAGGCGTTGCTACCCTGTCCTATGACGAAGTAGCGAATTCAAATATTGTCCCCGTTTATTCAGATTCGGCTTATCCAGAAGGGGTGGAGACAGTCGAGCAGCTTGCACAGGCAACGGCCTATCATATGGCAAATTTTGAACAAAATTTTACGATTCCCTATTCGGGAGAAACGGCTGATTTTGGTGCAACAATTGATGAAGTTTATAAATGGCTAGAAGTAAATGAACCGTATTATTGGGGTGTATTTGCTGAAAGTTCATCAAGATACATCGATTATGGCTCAGTAATTGAATGGCAGGTAGAAATGGCCTATGACTTAACAGCCGAGGAAAATGCAAAGGTAAACGGAAAAATTAAACAGCTAACCGAATCGATACCTACTACAGCGACAGAAATTGAAAAAATAAAGTTTGTGAATGATTATTTAGTGAAGAATACTAAATATACTGCTGATAGTACGGCGAGTCCTCATACACCGTTTTCGATTTTAATGAATGGCGAGGGTGTTTGTGAGGGGTATGCCTTAGCAGCCTTACTTATGCTGGAGGCGTTGGATGTTGAAGTAAAATATGTCGTTGGTGATGCAGGCGGTCCCCATGCATGGAATTTAGTGAAGGTGGGAGAAGAATGGTACCATTTAGACACTACATGGAATGACCCTTTACCAGACCAAGGTGAAAAAGTACATTATAATTATTTTCTATTAAGTGATGAAACTATGGCACAGGATCACACCTGGAATCGTGACGACTATCCAGCAACAGCAACGAGCAATTATTGGTGATGAGATCTAAATGAAATGTCGTTTTTTTGCTAAGACAAGTACAAAAGGAATTTTGAATAGGGCAAAGGACTGTTCGAAATTCGTTATTTCATAATTTAACAATCTCCGTAAATTTTCAAAATGACAATTTACGGGGATTTTTTGTTTGGCTAAGTTAACAGGTTGATTTTTATGGCTAACATGCATTTTATTGTCAGTGAATTGCTTTATACTAAAAATAACGTTACACATCGCGATTATATAACGAAATATGGCAAGAAAGGTGGTTTACACATGGACGTAAAAGTATTGCTTGCTCCTGAATATACAAAGCCTATCGCCGAGATTAAAGCCCAGGAACTGACACCGCGAATCGAAAAGGTGGTGGCAATGCTTGAGCAGGAACAACAAAAAAAGATCATGATTTTAAAGGGCAAAGAAATCGCACTGATAGAAGAACAGGAAATCTTGTTAATTCGCACAGAGGTTAGGAAAGTGTGTGTCTATTTAACAGATGGCACTTGGCATGAAACGAATATGACGCTCGCACAATTTGAAGAGATTTTAAGCGAGCCTTTTGTTCGCATTTCTAAAAGTGCCATTGTCAATTTGGAAGCAGTGCAATCGGTAAAGGCGGCTTTTAGTGGCATGCTTCATGTGACACTCAAAAATGATTTGGACGAAAGTATTAGCCGTAATTACCGAAAATACTTTAAAGAAAAGTTAAAGGAGTGGTATTCATGAGAAAAGCTGTCCAATCAATCATGGGTTCGTTTGCAGTGGGGTGTATGATTTTCATGGTATCGATTTTAATTGCGTATTGGGATGGGCAAATGCAAATTTTTGAGCAGATGCAAAATCGTTATGATCAATACGTACTGGGCATTTTCATGGTTAGTATCGTTACTGGGGGTGGGGGTTATATCATTTACAGATTGAACATTTCCTATAATAAGCGTGTGCTGCTGCATTATGGCGCAAGTATTTTGACCATAATGGTTATTTCTATTTGGCTTGAAATTATTACAATTTCTGTTTCGCAAATATTAACATATGGAACATTTACATCTGCCATTTTCATTGTCAATTGGTACTACCACTATGTGAATGCGAAAAAAGATGCGGAAGAAATCAATGCGCTGTTAAAACAAAACGTGCACTGATTGGTATTTTATGGTATATTTATATATAGTTGGAATATAAGGAGGGTGGGGAGAACTAAATGTTGAAGCAATATTCACCGAGGCTATTATTTACATTAGCCGCAATTACTTGTCTTGTCATATCACCGCTTTTTGCCATTTTTGTACCAATGACCGTGCCTGATTTATTTTTAACGGATCGCTCATGGTTTTACATCTATTCCTTCAAGGGCAATGTCAAGCTTATAATGATGGGATTTGTCCTATTAGCAGCGGCCTTTGCATTACTGAGCTGGAAGCGACATGCAGCGACTTATGTTGGATGTTTGGCACTCATTATTTTTGGGCTCGTTACATTGTATAGCTCCACTGAAAATTACACAGCAATTAATGAAACGCAAGTACAGAAAAATTTGCTAATCGGCTCGCAGACGTTAAAATGGTCTGAAATAGATGAAGTGGTGCTTGAATATGTGCCGGGTTCATTAGGGCAATACATTTTTAAAGGCAAAAACGGGAAAGAAATAATTGTTGCAGAGGATAAAGAAATGGCAACTAGCTATATTTACCAAATGGCGAATAAGCAAGATGTACCTTTTAATGAGTATGAGAAGAAATAAAGAAAGGCTGCATTCGTGTTGGATTTTAATCCGACTTGATTCGCAGCCTTTCTTTATTTAAACGCCTCAACTAGTGCACGCCCATCTGTCTCACCAAGCGGTAAATCTAATATACGTGCAATTGTTGGACCAATATCAACAACGTTTACTTCACCTAAATCTAAGCCTTGCTGTACGGTCGGCCCTGCAATAATAAGGTTGCTCGTATAATCGGGCTTACCCGGCAAGTAGCCATGTGTTGCATAAACCTTGCCCTGTGCATGCAAGTCAATTACAGCCTCGCATTTATAGTCGTCATCAAAGCAGTAGCCTTGCTTAGCTTCAAGCATCATTTCAAAGCGTGGATCGACATGCATAGCATCAAGCTTCTGCTTATCAAAAATGGCTTCAATGCCGTATCGTTCATCATGCAACGCTTCTTGTAAAAGGGTAAGAGCTAATTCACGTGCATCATCATCTCCATGTTGCACATGTAAATACGCCGCACCACCTGCCGCCTGCACATAGGCACGCCACTTCGGAATACCTGCTTCTTCATAAATGAGCCCGTGATCTGCAAACAAGCGATTTAAATACACCTTATAACGTACATCGAGTTGACTATGGTCACCAACGATCATAAAGGTCGTTTCGTCATACGTACCCGCCACTTTTGTCGCGTCGATAATCGCGCCAATACGGCGATCCATTCGTGTTAATACTTCATCTATATGTGTACCCTTTGTACCTTTTATATGCTTGATGTCATCTAAATCAATTAAATGTAGCATAAAGAGTTCAGGCTTTTTGTTTTTAATTGTATCCACTGCGCACGCAGTAGTGAAATCATCTAAGTATGGTTGCTCAATCCCTTGACGAATTTTTCCGTACTTCAATTCTAAAACCAATGTATAAAGCTTACTGCCATTTTTTAAGA
This portion of the Solibacillus daqui genome encodes:
- a CDS encoding amidohydrolase family protein, translated to MEQLLIKNGTIIDVENGGSFIGAIEIEGNKIKRMIKQSDALPEGVATLDAKGKYIIPGLIDMHCHINERYAPHFVASGVTTVRNAAGNVILLQNLIEKPDHAPTPRVYASDRMIDGTPGQWGPTSYGNFVTDDPEEARKEVRRQVEVGAKFVKLYGWIKKEVMAAAVDEAKKYNLEVTCDLMNSKELTALDAAELGVNWIEHASGFAQEIYKGWNPLVDQEEWSHIDWENPDQEKIKELCEKMLSYNVKLCPTMVVFDQSMQYPNIWSPKNNVIESLVKLNLMMDEWNKNTQYVDSIKSRTAIINNLTKAIAKTYYDMGGTVVAGTDTPALLFTYPGMAIHRELEIFVEIGFTELEALQAATVNAANSINLNDIGTLQEGKIADLVILSNNPLENIKHTQDIEFIVKGGKVYNEEEILRSIPSEEEFNKSMQAFMEKWEAACVD
- a CDS encoding helix-turn-helix domain-containing protein, which produces MSVEYGKTLRMIRQQKGITLKKLADNICSVSFLSKFERGDSDITLSLMTRLLEKLMMNFDEFLFIHHDYQHDQLEQFFNAARTAYLNRDVNQLKQLKNTALNKWKQYGVETYHFNAMLLEVYESIVDSKYMDEGIKEYDISLLSDYLFRVEVWGYYELSLYNGTLLLLEPDMVIMLSRTAYEKSARFQDFKKVNESITAVLFNTIIFLLGSVNRFHEEFTYKKEFMEFISYLEKIALPESNLIERKHLLELKGAYDIRIGNKEEGIAKIKKAIRILNDLNSTKLANNIEQYLLRIIRII
- a CDS encoding transglutaminase domain-containing protein; this translates as MENVVIFSILFLIVLWLWWKLNRAYFLQRYIRKQLKRGIRNNKQEIRLAKGDKEQQFEVYKQVYNHAIVTSKKRHKRNQVKYERQVNNELNRMIQNPLTRLISSLLLLVKGMTALVTLFFTIVIGSIVVDEVKASDLTMPTINQEAQIKLKNDASDVIDQLLTNFIDPNRGVATLSYDEVANSNIVPVYSDSAYPEGVETVEQLAQATAYHMANFEQNFTIPYSGETADFGATIDEVYKWLEVNEPYYWGVFAESSSRYIDYGSVIEWQVEMAYDLTAEENAKVNGKIKQLTESIPTTATEIEKIKFVNDYLVKNTKYTADSTASPHTPFSILMNGEGVCEGYALAALLMLEALDVEVKYVVGDAGGPHAWNLVKVGEEWYHLDTTWNDPLPDQGEKVHYNYFLLSDETMAQDHTWNRDDYPATATSNYW
- a CDS encoding LytTR family DNA-binding domain-containing protein; translated protein: MANMHFIVSELLYTKNNVTHRDYITKYGKKGGLHMDVKVLLAPEYTKPIAEIKAQELTPRIEKVVAMLEQEQQKKIMILKGKEIALIEEQEILLIRTEVRKVCVYLTDGTWHETNMTLAQFEEILSEPFVRISKSAIVNLEAVQSVKAAFSGMLHVTLKNDLDESISRNYRKYFKEKLKEWYS
- a CDS encoding DUF3021 family protein, which codes for MRKAVQSIMGSFAVGCMIFMVSILIAYWDGQMQIFEQMQNRYDQYVLGIFMVSIVTGGGGYIIYRLNISYNKRVLLHYGASILTIMVISIWLEIITISVSQILTYGTFTSAIFIVNWYYHYVNAKKDAEEINALLKQNVH
- a CDS encoding ATP-dependent exonuclease — protein: MLKQYSPRLLFTLAAITCLVISPLFAIFVPMTVPDLFLTDRSWFYIYSFKGNVKLIMMGFVLLAAAFALLSWKRHAATYVGCLALIIFGLVTLYSSTENYTAINETQVQKNLLIGSQTLKWSEIDEVVLEYVPGSLGQYIFKGKNGKEIIVAEDKEMATSYIYQMANKQDVPFNEYEKK
- a CDS encoding alkaline phosphatase family protein encodes the protein MVKKYCIVISYDAFSQDNWAVAKELPHLKSLIKRGATTTNVKSVYPTLTYVIHSSYVTGNYPDKHRVFHNNPFQPFVPEIDQDWHWFLSDMKSPTIFEAAHKKGLKTAALLWPVSGKAPITYNIPEIRAVRGENQALKILKNGSKLYTLVLELKYGKIRQGIEQPYLDDFTTACAVDTIKNKKPELFMLHLIDLDDIKHIKGTKGTHIDEVLTRMDRRIGAIIDATKVAGTYDETTFMIVGDHSQLDVRYKVYLNRLFADHGLIYEEAGIPKWRAYVQAAGGAAYLHVQHGDDDARELALTLLQEALHDERYGIEAIFDKQKLDAMHVDPRFEMMLEAKQGYCFDDDYKCEAVIDLHAQGKVYATHGYLPGKPDYTSNLIIAGPTVQQGLDLGEVNVVDIGPTIARILDLPLGETDGRALVEAFK